One genomic window of Peromyscus maniculatus bairdii isolate BWxNUB_F1_BW_parent chromosome 2, HU_Pman_BW_mat_3.1, whole genome shotgun sequence includes the following:
- the Cplane2 gene encoding ciliogenesis and planar polarity effector 2 isoform X1: MARPPVHGSVIVPDWHETVEGKEYLACILRKNRRREFGLLERPVLPPSVAIDTASYKIFVSGKSGVGKTALVAKLAGLEVPVVHHETTGIQTTVVFWPAKLKASDRVVMFRFEFWDCGESALKKFDHMLPACKENADAFLFLFSFTDRASFEDLPGQLTRVASEAPGVVKMVIGSKFDQYMHTDVPERDLTAFRQAWELPLLRVKSVPGRRLADGRTLDGRAGLADTAHVLNGLAEQLWHQDQVAAGLLPSSPENAPG; this comes from the exons ATGGCTAGACCTCCCGTGCACGGTTCGGTGATTGTCCCAGACTGGCATGAGACCGTCGAGGGCAAGGAGTACTTAGCCTGCATCCTGCGCAAGAATCGCCGGCGGGAATTTG GGTTGCTTGAACGGCCAGTGCTACCCCCTTCAGTGGCCATCGATACTGCCAGCTACAAGATCTTTGTGTCCGGGAAGAGTGGTGTGGGCAAGACCGCACTGGTGGCGAAGCTGGCCGGCCTGGAAGTGCCTGTAGTGCACCACGAGACCACTG GTATTCAGACCACTGTGGTGTTTTGGCCAGCCAAGCTAAAGGCCAGTGACCGTGTGGTCATGTTCCGCTTCGAGTTCTGGGACTGTGGGGAGTCCGCCCTCAAGAAATTTGATCACATGCTGCCG gcttgcaaagAGAATGCAGatgccttcctgttcctcttttctttcacTGACCGCGCCTCCTTCGAAGACCTTCCTGGGCAGTTGACCCGCGTAGCCAGCGAAGCTCCTGGGGTCGTTAAGATGGTTATTGGCTCCAA GTTTGACCAGTACATGCACACAGACGTGCCAGAGCGAGACCTCACGGCCTTCCGGCAAGCCTGGGAACTGCCCTTGTTACGGGTGAAGAGTGTTCCAGGGCGGCGGCTGGCAGATGGGCGTACACTGGACGGGCGGGCTGGGCTGGCTGACACTGCTCATGTGCTCAATGGCCTTGCAGAACAGCTGTGGCACCAGGATCAGGTGGCAGCCGGcctgctccccagctccccagagaACGCTCCTGGCTGA
- the Cplane2 gene encoding ciliogenesis and planar polarity effector 2 isoform X2: MARPPVHGSVIVPDWHETVEGKEYLACILRKNRRREFGLLERPVLPPSVAIDTASYKIFVSGKSGVGKTALVAKLAGLEVPVVHHETTGIQTTVVFWPAKLKASDRVVMFRFEFWDCGESALKKFDHMLPACKENADAFLFLFSFTDRASFEDLPGQLTRVASEAPGVVKMVIGSKFDQYMHTDVPERDLTAFRQAWELPLLRNSCGTRIRWQPACSPAPQRTLLAEG, from the exons ATGGCTAGACCTCCCGTGCACGGTTCGGTGATTGTCCCAGACTGGCATGAGACCGTCGAGGGCAAGGAGTACTTAGCCTGCATCCTGCGCAAGAATCGCCGGCGGGAATTTG GGTTGCTTGAACGGCCAGTGCTACCCCCTTCAGTGGCCATCGATACTGCCAGCTACAAGATCTTTGTGTCCGGGAAGAGTGGTGTGGGCAAGACCGCACTGGTGGCGAAGCTGGCCGGCCTGGAAGTGCCTGTAGTGCACCACGAGACCACTG GTATTCAGACCACTGTGGTGTTTTGGCCAGCCAAGCTAAAGGCCAGTGACCGTGTGGTCATGTTCCGCTTCGAGTTCTGGGACTGTGGGGAGTCCGCCCTCAAGAAATTTGATCACATGCTGCCG gcttgcaaagAGAATGCAGatgccttcctgttcctcttttctttcacTGACCGCGCCTCCTTCGAAGACCTTCCTGGGCAGTTGACCCGCGTAGCCAGCGAAGCTCCTGGGGTCGTTAAGATGGTTATTGGCTCCAA GTTTGACCAGTACATGCACACAGACGTGCCAGAGCGAGACCTCACGGCCTTCCGGCAAGCCTGGGAACTGCCCTTGTTACGG AACAGCTGTGGCACCAGGATCAGGTGGCAGCCGGcctgctccccagctccccagagaACGCTCCTGGCTGAAGG ATAA